The stretch of DNA TGTATCTGATGATCTCCATTCTCATCCTGGTGGGCTTTGGAGCTTGCATTTACTACTTTGAGCCAGGACTCCAGGAAGCCCATAAGTGGCGAACACAGAGGCCGATCATGGAACGAGACCTTCGGAAGACACTGATGATTCGGGACAACCTGGCCTTCGGGGTGCCCGAGGTCTGACACGCTGCCCATCAAGTCCAGAACAGCCTCTCCTCTCGGTAGGGATGACAGTCCTGCCCTGCATAAGCAGGGCTGATCGTCACTTTGCGCTTTGCTGATCTAGGTCTCATACTCACCTTTCCGACCCTTTGCTTCTTAGGCAAGGTTTGTGTGGCACTGCAGGCTCAGGGCTTCCCACGTGCTCACAGCCCTTCACCCAGCCAAGGACTTCTGCTCTTCCCCATGGCCGACACTGATGAATCACTCAAATGAAAGGTCCCTTGTTAATCACTTGAGTTTGAGCTGCCTGGCATCTTGACATGACCTTCAGCAGGAAAGGTCTCTGCAGGGGTACTAGGCTTGCAAAGGGATACAGAGCCTTTTACTCCTATTCACTGGGTTAAATCTAACCCAGCCTGTTTAAGTCCAGTGGGTATTTTGGGGGAAATAAATGGGATTTCAACCCAGATCGTTGCTTCAGCTAAGCTCTTCACCCTTGGTGCTGGGATGGTAAGCTTGCTGAAGCTCTGTGCAGAGGGGCCAAGGGCTCAGCGAGCCCCAGAGACTGAATGCCTTTATCCCTGCTAAAGGTGCACCGCTTCTCTGTGTCTGTTTGGGAGATGGAGaacatccatccacccatccatccattcCAGATGCACTACATTCAAATTACAGATCTTTACTAAAGAAGTTTGTCCAAGTCCCATGTCAAGCTGAGAATATTCTGCAGCCCTCCATGAAGGGGTGCTGCCACACTTAGCACATAAGCCTCTCCCAATCTGCCTGACCTTCTGCTCCTCTGCCGCGGAGTGAGATCAGATAGTCTGGGAGGTAACTTGCACTTGTTCGGTCCTCTGCACTCCAGAGTCCTATGGCGTGGATGGGCTCTTCCTTAACTGTCATCCCAACGAAAGCTGTGAAGCATCCCTCGACCCCCTTTCCCTGCATGTCTCTGAGAAGGGACACTAAGCCTGTTGGCGAAATGGGCCCGTTGCACCACCTCTGCTTTCTGGACTGTATAATGTGGGTCTGGTACAAAATCCCATGTTCATAGACTACCTGCGCTTTTTGCGCTGCCCTGGGGCTGATCGGCTACCAAAGTGCTGTGTGAAGGTGTGATGCTGGGGCTAAGAGGGATGTTCAcatcttctccttccctgccagcccaGTGCAATGCTCACTGTGTACAGGGAGATTTGGGAGAGCTCTGAACCTGTGGCGGGAGGTTGTGTCAAGAGCCTCTCCtcacctctcctcccaccccaacaCCCACTCTTCGGATGCCGTAGGTGCAGCGGTGCTACTTGTGAGTGCGCTGGACACAGCGGGGTCCTGTGTGCCCCACTCCTGCATGTCCCAGGGGTGTCAGCTGGTGCCACCACCCCATGTCCACATGTCTGCACATCCCATGCCGTCACATGGACCTGCCAATATCGGGGCGACCCGCATCCCCAGCATGCTCCCAAGGTGCCAGCTTTGTGCTGTAGTCCCTGATGGCTCCTTTGGGCAGCAGGAGTCCCTTGGGCCAGCTGCCCAAATCTGCCACAGATCCCGGATGGGCTCGTGTCACTCAGCCTCTCCTGTGAACCTGTCAGCAGAAGTTTTCTCCTCCATTCCCGAAGAAAGGAGGAGAGTGCACTGGGCTGGTTTGAGTGAGCAATGCTCCATTGGTAATTCTCTGCAGGTGAAAGTTAACTTTTAGCTCTATGGGTTTTGGCTGAGGAAGGACTAGGTCAGGACATCCTGCGTCTTTCTGGGACATTCCATCCACTGGATTGCAATCGTATCACCATTATCTTCTACACCAAAACCAGGCACACTGGCAGGAGCTTTTTGGCTCTGTTTCAGCCAGAGAACAAGTTGAGAGTCCTTCCATTCAGCTAAAAAacagaaatcatgatgcaagtacCCTAACTGGGGAGTCTCGCTCCGCAGGGAAATGCAGTGAGTGGGATTATTCCTGTGCCCAAAGTTACGCTCACCCTGGCAAGCAAAGGCTCAAAGCGCAGCTGCAGCCTGAGACAGGTAAATCCCACATATTTTTGTGCCTTGGTGACTTGGGGCTGCAAAAGGGAAATGCCTTGGGGCTGGGCTGCATGGTCTGACATGCCACCCTCAGCTGCATGGCTTACGTCGTCTGCCCTCTGGCACAACACAGCCATATCTTCAAGCGCCAGCTTGGAAACCTGCTTCCTCACCTCAACTCCCTCGTAGCTGGGACTGCACTGCAAACAGACCGCAGCTGAGCCATGGGGTAGCTCTGTACTGGAGCTGAGGGTCTTGCAGCAGTCAGGGACAGGTTAAACCGTCCCCATGGGAAGGGGAGCCTGCTCTCCGCAGcctgcaccagcacaggctgctctgcaATCGCACCTCCTCCAAACCCACTTTCGGCTGCTGAGTcaaaagagaagagggaaaaccaCCAGCCTGGTAAAAACGAAAGGCTGGGTCTGCCACCACCGCTCTCGGCCAGCTGGCATCTGTGGTGCGATGGAGCTCCCCATGGGGGTCCCCCATCCCCTCTGTGTCCTCCTCTGCACGCTCTCCTGCCTGTTTTCACCTCCGCTCTGCCCATGACTCGCCGCAGAAACCGAGCAAAAGGAAGACGACAAACAGGTCAGGGCTGGACTAGAGAGGAACTAGTTATTCATCTCCTCCGGCTTAGGTTTCAGACTGTTTAGTCCTGACGCAATCAGTATTAAGCCAGGTATTTTCCACGGGTATGAAGGACTTTATTGCCAACGGTGTCAAAGCCCTCCCCAGTGGAATAAAACTGTGTGACGAACAGCATGGCCgatgctttattttcctgttgttctccctgggagctgcctccctccagctctgggcaggcagcaaggacCAGTCTGCAGTGAGGCTTCCTTTACAGCAGGCTAGGTCTTCATCCGCCTGGTTTCTGTGCCGGCTACGCTGCGAGGCTATCTGGCAGTAATTAAGCCAAAGGCAAAAGCTGCCTGAAAACTGAGGTTGTTTCTCCCCTGTGGGATCTGTGCAGCCAGAGAGACCTCAGGGGAGAGGGAAATAGTCACAGATACTGAATTAAACCACGTAAAGCATCAGAGAAGATACTTAGTGCTGGAAATACTGCACAGCATCAGGTTGGTCTTTTccaccttctctctctctgcctttaaagcagcagagaagtTACACTGCCCTGAGCCTTGCCTTCCCCCAGCACTCCCCATGGCTCACTATGGGTCACGGGACAGTGGTTccccttctgctcctcagccctggCCACCCGAAGGCAGGCGAGCATCGCCCCTGCCATGCTGTGGGTGCTATGGCTGCCTGCGTCCCCTTCTCTTTGTTCCCGTTTGCCCACCAAACCACACGTattctcatcccaccccaccaaaacacctttctcctttcttccttggTTATTACATTGCCCTTCAAAGGCTCTTTTATAGCAAGGAAGGTGTAGGTGGCAAGCTGATTCCCTGTAAGGGATGCCCTCTTGATGCCCAAAATGCCCCAAAGTTGGCAAGAAACAATCAGAGTaatgaagaagcaaaagaaaatcagaataagGGAAAGAAGCATCAACCCAAATGAACACCTGACAAGTGAACACTGACCTTCTTCAGTGGGGCATAAATCGTTAAACTGGAATCTgccatttgaggaaaaaaaaaagaagagaggaagggaaaacatttcaaaaatttagcaattttaattttttttttttttttttaaatcacacccGTTGTCCTTAGGAGCAGGCGGCACAGGCCTGACCTGGTGGGTCTGCACCGCTCCTCCATGGGAGTGGGCCAGGGGGCCGCCGCGCGGGGCTGCTGGTGGCGCGGGGCTGCCGGTGGCGGAGGCCAGGAAGGCACTGGGGGCAGGAACGGCCACGGCACCAGGCGTGGGAGCGTGCCGGGCAGGCCACAAGCGCCCCATTGTCCCCGGCCGGAGGCAGGCTGGCCGGCCCGGCAGGGCTGCCAGTGGGGGCTCATGCCTGCGGACGACGGCGGCTCCGGGGACCGCTGCGCCCCGGGACGCTGTGGCCCTGGCGGCGGGGAAGGCCTGGGCCCCCCCGGACTGCGCCGGCACTGCCTGCCTCCCGCCCTCGCACCTCTGCTTCCAGCCGCCCGCCATGGAGGAGGACGTCGCCCCTCACCGCAGCCGCCTGCCCGCCCCAGGCGGCCCCACCGGCCCCAGCCGCATCCCAGGCCCCCCGCCACGGCGAGATGGCCCCCTCGGCACCCCCGCCGCCCCCACAAAGCGGAGCTGCCTCTCGGTCACCCTGCGGCGGGCtggcgggggcggaggggggcccCCCTGGGAGCGGCTGTGGGGTCCGGCTCCTGTCACCCCCGTCCCCCCTCGCCCCCGGCTGATGGTCGCCGAGGGGCCCCAGCGACGCGGTGGCCCTGGTGGGGCCGAGGTCTCCCCGCTGGCGAAGATAGGGGTGCCCTGCACCCTGCCACGCTCCGGTGGGTCTCCGCTGCTGgactggggtgggcaggggggggaGGCACCGAGGGGTCCCTCGGCAGTGCCACGGGGCTCGGCATGGGGCAGGGCCCATGGGAGCTGTGGGGTGACGTGGGGGGAGGACAGGTGCTTCCTCCCCGGGGAGCGATTTCCCCTTCGCCCACACCGGGAGTGTGGGTGGGCGGAGGCAGGCGGGAGGTGACCCCGTGCGGCGGTGAGCCTGGCACCCGTCGGGGAAGCGGGCGGCTGCGGGCACCGTGTCAGGAGATGCTGCAGGCGCCGGGCTGCCCGTCTGTCCGTTGGCAACCAGCCCATCCACCGCTCAGCCCAGCCTGGGTATCTGCCGACGGGGATTTCCAAATGCTCCTGTAACCCAGCACGGGTGCAGTTTCCTTTTTGCCCCCGGGCGCTGCAAAAAGAGGTGCCCAAAACCCTTGCCGAGTCTGCCAGGTGTCCCGCAGCCCGGCCCCCACCCAGGGGGCTGCTGCGTGGCAGAGGGGCACATGGGGACATCCCCGAAAGGGTGCTCCCGTCGTCCCACTGAGCGGAGGGCCAGAGCAGTCCCAGATGTTCGTGCTCCAGCACGGGGGCACAGGGCTTGCAAACGCAGGAGAAGGGAGTGCAGAGGGAGGAAGGGGCGTCCGCCTCCAAAGGCCCCAGCAGCCCCGGGCATCCGCACGGCTCTCCAGGCGCGGGCACGTCCACCAGACACGTGCAGGTGGGCACCGCCAGGCACATACGCCCGCCGGGGTACTCGGGGATGTGACCTGCGTACGCCAACATGGCCCACAGGCAgcacctctccctgctccccgcacgcatgcacacacatgcacgtgcacacgtgtgtgtacacacacatacacacaagggACAGCGCTCGCGCTGCCTCTGCACCAGGGGCTGACAGCCAGGAATCGCGGTGCTGGAGGAAAAAAGGTTTCTCACGCCTCCGCAAGCGGAGCTGAAGGGCAGATTGCTTTTGATGAGCCAAAACGTTCCCAATTTCCtccctctgggaaagcagaaggaGGCCTTGCAATCCCCCGAGCCCAATAAATACCTAGGGGGAAAAAGCACCCTTTCTCAGCCCCGCCGGAGCAAAGCTGCGAAGGGTTAAATATTCCCCTCCCTAAACACGCATAGGTGCTGAAAACGCTGGGGAATTGGGAGGGAAAGGGGCAAGAAACGGCCTGTGTGGCGTGGGTGTGCAAGGGGGGCCCCTTCGGGAAGTGGGGGGCCCATCGGCGGCAGCCCCTCCATCCCCGTGGCTGTGGCCCCCCAGGCTGGCGGGGGCCCGGGATGGAGCCGGGGGAGGGTGCGCGGGGGGAGATTTTGCGGCGATGTTTAATATTCAGGTCACATGACgatggcagcaggagcagcaccagcatccccGCTCTGCTGAAACAGCCactggagaaggaggggaaggagagggggggagaagaggacacagggaagaaagagagaggtaaAAGCGGAGCCTCGTAGCCCACCGTGCTGTGCCAGCGTCAGCCTAGAAAAGTGGGGGGAGACCCACCCCCTTGGGAGAGGATTCAGAGGCAAAGGAAGCTTCATGTTCAAAGGTAGGATGCTCTGGGCTTGGCAGGGCTGGGCGATGCCGGAGGGACGCCGCTGGGGCTTTTTGTGCGGGCACCATCCGCCGTGCCCCCACGCTGCCCAGCTCTGGCCACGGGGGAGGAATAACCCCGAAGGACAGTGGGGGAAATTGGTCCTGGCTTtgtcttccctcttttttttttccttcggtgGCAGCAGTCAGGCATGAAGGAGAAGGAGCGGGGCTGGTTGCGGTGCTGATGGGGAGTAGCTGGCGCCAGGGACTGCTCTGAAAGAAAGATAATCCCAGCTGGTCCACGGCTGGGGAAAGCCCCCAAGCTGCTCGGCGACTGGCTTGTCCCTTGCCAGTGACAGGCAGTGGCTGCGGGGGCAGCGGGGACGTCCTGTGCCGCTCCCTGGGCATCTGCGCAGGAGCCGGCAGGCGGGCAGACAGGCAGGGGGACAGGCAGCTGCAGTGGCATGGGTACCCTGCTCCAGGGCTGCTCAGCATCCTCTCGCCTTGTGATACAGCCGTGCCGCCCAGGCGGCCAGCCGTGGAATAGGGCGAGGGCTGCACAGCCGGGGAGTGGCACCGAGGGTACGGCCAGGGCTGAGGGTTGAGGCGAGCATCTAACCCTGTGGCGGCTGGACTGGGCTGGGGATGTGCTCAACCCCTTCACCTTCAGCTCCTGCATCTCCAGAGAGGCTTCGGCACACGCTGCCCTAGATTTCACTGCGGCCCCGGCAGAGCCGGGCTCCTGCCCAAGCCgtctgcagagcacagagggGAAGGAAGGTTGCTGCCGGGAAGGCTGCGGCAGCCCAAAGGGCTGGGATGAGTTTCCCTGCCTCACTCAAAATGCCTGGTGATCCTCAGGCAAGGCAAAAAGATCTGATAAGAAGGATGGCTCTGTTCTGCACCCTGAGGTCAGGCGGTACATCCGGCAGGGCTCTGCCTTTGCctggcacagctggaaaaaatgcCCTGGGGTCATCATGGAAACTGAGGGGGGAAAGGGATTCTTCCAGTGGAGAGATGCTCAGTCCAGCACCTCTGCAGATGTGAAGCAAGGAGCAGATCCTAATGCCTGCAAGCCCCAGGGAGGCTGTGCTACTGAAGcagctgcttgctttccttcctagGAACCTGGCAGCACCTGCCGAGAGCCCACTTCTGCCAGCCACGGTCAGGCTCCAAACCTGTCCCCCCTCCCTGTTCCATGTCTGCAGGGAGTGGGACCATGGGTGGAAGGGGCTGGGGTGAGATGCGTGTGTGGATCGCTGCCTCCAGACGGAGCAGGATGGACGGCCTTGTGCCTCACAGGAGGAGAGCCGCAGCGAGGCCATCCATGTGTTACGTGGGGGTTAAATAGCCTTTCCTTGCTGGAAGCTGGGTTGTGGTGAGTGTCTGTttgcagccctccctccctcctgccactCAGACAAAGGACGGGAAGGCAGGGGGAGGGGATGCGACTGTATCTGGGTTATGGGGACAGAGTAGATGTCAGTCCCCGCTACCTGAGCCCCTAAGGGACCTGCAGGGCCACCTCTGTCCCCAGGTAGCTGCTGCAAACATCAGAGGCAGGCAGACATGCGCCGGCCTTCCAGGGAGAGGTCTGGGGGTGGATTGGTGGGTGTCAGAAGCAGGAGCTAGCTGGGACCACTGGGACTTCTCCAGGTACCCGTTGCCCTtctggccctgcctgccctggccccagATGCTGCACCTCTCCCTGCTCCGGAGCTGAGTGGAGCATCCAGAGAGTATCCTCCAGCAGCCCAGCCTGGGCCACTTCCCACTGGGAACTGGGCAGCAGAGGTATCACCAGCAACTGCCCTCTTAAATGAGCTTCGCTTAGCACACAGaacaaagcagcagggaaaagggtGGCAGTGCAAACGGTGGATGTAAGTGGTTAACCTTTGCTAACCCCCTATTCATtatcagctgtgctggctgtagCGCCCTATCCTGTATTCATTACAGGGGACAGACAGCTGGAGGGGCTACGGGATGTGCCTAGGATGCATAATGCTACCCTTCGACCAGTCAGTCAGAGCGCTGCAGCATTAGCATTACTGCACGTAAAACAGAGCCATTCCCAGGAGACCAGGTAGACACGTTTCATGTCTCAAGGTGCCTCTCATAGCTCTGGCCCCAGTTTTGCACACCCTGACTTCCCTGGCACGCTGTTCCTCAGTTGGCTCTTTGGATTCCTCTGCGGGAGTCAAGAAGTGGAAAATCGTGTGCAGAAAGCTGAGCCCTTGGGTACCTCTTTGCAAAATGGGGGCTTCCCTTCCTGAGGCTGTATGGGAAGGAACCCCACACAGAGAGGAAGGCAAGTGACCAAGAGCAGAAAGGGAGGTTATCTACCCCGAGACCTTGAATGTCCAAAACCAAAACGCCCAGGGCGACGTCACTGGTATAAAATCCAGGAAATATTTAAGGACATTTCCGGAGATCTTTTCTCCTGGTCTCATGTGCTCAGGAGCCTGACTCTGAAATACCTGCTCCAGCCACTGCAAGCTCCTGGCTCCAGCAGCAAAGCCTGCAAAGGGATGGCCACATATTGCGATGTCCACAGCAGAGTTAGCAACATCTGCCGGCTCTGAGCAAAGTGTCCCTTGGCGAGATTGAGGGATGACTTATGAACCTTTTAGTGAGCCTTGGGGTTGGCTGCCAGcaacttccctccttcctcctccctgtgtAAGAACAAGGAGCTGAAGGAATAAAGGAGAGGGCAACAGAGTCCCTGAGGACAAGCTACTGCCCGAGCAGCAAAGCGGTTGCAGCCCGCACGGCCCAGGTCCTGCACCCACaccccatgcagctgctcagctgGGCTTTCTTCCCACCTCGACCTGTTCCCTGTCCACCTCCGGGGCTCATTTGCCCCCATTACTGCAGCTGTCAAGTGCCTCACTGGGgccacagccccctgccccatGTCCCCTTGTCATTccctgtctccctctctcttctccctctctccgGGGTAGGTGGGACCCCAGCAGGGCTGCGTGGGCTGCGCACTGGTGGATGCTGCAGCAGGATGaggggcacggcagagccttgtGACTATGGTACAGGTGGCATGGGGCAGCCCGGGAGAGGACGAGCGAAGGGCAGGGTGCAGGAGAGCTGGCTGGCTTGGCCCTCCATGCTGTGCCATGGAGATGGGCTTtcctggctggcagcagcttTGAGAAAGCTGGAAGAAGACAACAGGAGCCCCAGGGGATGCTTTGTCAGCAGCAAAGGCACAGACTAGCTGTGACGGGTGTAAGAGTGGATTGCAGCTGAGAAGCACTCGACTCGGCAGGCTGCCTGTTCCAGCAGCTGCCCGGCAGCACGAGGTGTTCCAGATTGCCAGCCTGGCTCAAGCCAATGGTCCATCTTGTGCTCTGGTCCCCCCAGGGTGCTGCTCGCTGCTTCAGGAGAGGATGATGATAGCTCAGAGTGCCCCCGCTCAGTGGGgaagagtgtgtgtgggggggcatCCTCCAGCAGACCTCTCCCCTGCAGGCAAGGTGGAATGGAGGTGGTATGAGAACCTTCAGACATTACCCACAGTGCTGTGCACAGGTGGCTGTGCTACCATCCTCTCACACAGAGGGAAGATTCCTTCTCCCAGTTTAACATAAAAGACTTCCCACATGGTGTAAAAGGAGCTGGGTGGGGGCACCCTTCTCCCTGCCAAGGCTGGCCCTTCCGCAAGGTCTGGCCTCAGCACATGATGGTGGGATATTAAAGcttatataaaatgtaaaatcttCACTGTGTAGAGCAGCCATTGTGTCTGCACAGGAGCTTTGATGTGAGAATGTTAGGAAGGGTCACCAGCCAGCCACGCAGCCTGTTGCAGCCTAAGCCTGTTCTTGAACAAAATCTCTCTGACCTCTCCCCAACCCCGGTCTCTGCCTGGCCTGGCTGAGCTGTCATGGGGACCCCGGACTGGTGTTATCAGTGTCGCCAGCCTGGTAACCTCTGAGTCGTCTTCATCTCCAAGAGGCATGTGTCACCCACCAAATGGCAGTCGCCTGCCTCGCCGCTCACGtcctcctctgcagccagcaggTTCTGCTGAGAGGAGTGAAAAACTCTGCCAAAATGATGGAAAGGGGTAATTTAGTGTGAGATGCTTGAACTGAAGTGGCATCCAAAACAAGTGGAGTGCTTACCAAGCAAGAACATGATGCCCCTGTCCTGGAAAAATAACCATCTAATGAGACAAAGCATGGGGAAGTCAAGTAATTAGAGTGGGAGAGGCTCTAGCTTGCAGCTGGTTTGTATATGAAAGGTATTGATTCCCATccctttcatcttcctttctaGACTCATCCCTCACGCCTCCCTTCCCCAGCAATTACAGCTTTTCGCCTGTGCCCTGTCCTCTCCCAACCTCCAGCTTCCTCCCAGGGGGTGGGAGCTGCTCACTAATGAGACAAGAGACAGAGATAAATGGATGGGCCTGCCCCAAGCAATGCGTGCCATCACCCAAAAAAGAGTCAGGGAGGCCAGAAAGCCTGCAGGGCCTTTCTTTTTGCCCGTTTGTTTTACATGGAAGAAGTGAAGagggggaggtgaggagggaaACATGCAGATGATTAGTTTATTGATCTCGATGATTGGTTTCTTGAGCATGACAAAAACCATCGATCTACAGGCAGGAGGCAAGTGCAGAGGTTTTGGCCATGCTTTGCACTTCCACCACTGAGAAACTCACCTTGCACAGCATGGCCAGTAACGCAGCCGCCCCTGGCAAGGGCCAAGCTTGCAAGTCCTCACAGTAAATCCCAAACTCTGTTTCAATGCTGGGACTTGACACATGATAATTTTTGCAATGTGTTC from Harpia harpyja isolate bHarHar1 chromosome 6, bHarHar1 primary haplotype, whole genome shotgun sequence encodes:
- the SMIM45 gene encoding protein SMIM45: MPHFLDWFVPVYLMISILILVGFGACIYYFEPGLQEAHKWRTQRPIMERDLRKTLMIRDNLAFGVPEV